Proteins from a genomic interval of Synechococcus sp. A15-28:
- a CDS encoding photosystem II reaction center protein J — protein sequence MSGKKSPFPDGRIPDRLPDGRPAVPWRSRWTEGVLPLWLVATAGGMAVLFVVGLFFYGSYTGVGSA from the coding sequence ATGAGCGGTAAGAAGTCACCATTCCCCGACGGTCGAATTCCAGATCGCCTTCCTGATGGCCGTCCAGCTGTGCCCTGGCGTTCACGCTGGACTGAAGGTGTTCTGCCCTTGTGGCTTGTGGCCACAGCCGGTGGCATGGCCGTTCTGTTTGTTGTCGGCCTGTTCTTCTATGGCTCCTACACGGGTGTCGGTTCCGCCTGA
- a CDS encoding photosystem II reaction center protein L, translating to MERNPNPNNLPVELNRTSLYLGLLFVFVTGVLMSSYFFN from the coding sequence ATGGAACGCAACCCCAATCCCAACAACCTTCCGGTTGAGCTCAACCGCACCAGCCTCTATCTGGGCCTGCTGTTTGTGTTCGTCACCGGTGTGTTGATGTCCAGCTACTTCTTCAACTGA
- the psbF gene encoding cytochrome b559 subunit beta — MAQTPVATTPRNYPIFTVRWLALHTLGVPTVFFLGALAAMQFIRR, encoded by the coding sequence ATGGCACAAACCCCCGTCGCCACAACACCACGCAACTATCCGATCTTCACGGTGCGTTGGTTGGCCCTGCACACACTCGGTGTTCCGACTGTGTTTTTCCTTGGCGCCCTTGCCGCCATGCAGTTCATCCGTCGCTGA
- the psbE gene encoding cytochrome b559 subunit alpha, with protein MAAGSTGERPFFEIITSIRYWVIHFVTLPSIFLAGFLFVSTGLAYDAFGTPRPDAYFQATESKAPVVSQRYEGKSELDVRLK; from the coding sequence ATGGCTGCAGGCTCTACAGGGGAACGCCCGTTCTTCGAAATCATCACGAGCATTCGCTACTGGGTGATTCACTTCGTGACCCTTCCGTCGATCTTTCTCGCCGGCTTCCTTTTTGTTTCCACTGGTCTGGCCTACGACGCCTTCGGCACTCCCCGTCCGGATGCTTACTTCCAGGCAACGGAAAGCAAGGCCCCTGTGGTGAGCCAGCGCTATGAGGGCAAATCTGAACTCGATGTTCGCCTGAAATAA
- a CDS encoding photosynthesis system II assembly factor Ycf48, producing the protein MTRFFSSAINLLLVLVLGVSLSGCVTTRLPTATTSPWQALNLDTEANPLDVAFTEPSHGYLVGSNRMIRETNDGGATWNDRSLDLPEEENFRLISIDFNGDEGWIAGQPGLLMHTSDGGQNWTRLFLDTKLPGEPYLITALGSHSAEMATNVGAVYETHDDGGSWEALVTDAAGSVRDLRRSDDGSYVSVSSLGNFYATWQPGDAVWQVHQRVSSQRLQSIGYQPDGNLWMVARGAQIRLNDEPGNLESWSKAIIPITNGYGYMDMAWDDDGAIWAGGGNGTLLVSRDGADSWEIDPVGDRQPSNFTRMVFDGDHAFVLGERGNLLRWVGNAV; encoded by the coding sequence ATGACGCGCTTCTTCTCCTCCGCGATCAATCTGTTGCTGGTGCTGGTGCTGGGGGTGAGCCTCAGTGGTTGCGTCACCACACGCCTGCCAACGGCCACCACCAGCCCCTGGCAGGCCCTCAACCTCGACACCGAAGCCAACCCCCTCGACGTTGCCTTCACCGAACCCAGCCACGGCTATCTTGTCGGCAGCAACCGGATGATCCGTGAAACCAACGATGGGGGCGCCACCTGGAACGATCGCAGCCTCGATCTTCCCGAGGAAGAAAACTTCCGTCTGATCAGCATCGACTTCAACGGCGATGAAGGCTGGATCGCCGGTCAACCCGGACTGCTGATGCACACCAGCGATGGCGGACAGAACTGGACTCGCCTCTTCCTCGACACCAAACTGCCCGGTGAGCCCTACCTGATCACAGCCCTGGGGAGCCACTCCGCTGAGATGGCCACCAACGTTGGAGCCGTTTATGAGACCCACGATGACGGCGGCAGCTGGGAAGCTCTGGTCACCGATGCTGCCGGTTCCGTGCGTGACCTGCGCCGCAGTGATGACGGCAGCTACGTCAGCGTCAGCAGCCTTGGAAACTTCTACGCCACCTGGCAGCCGGGGGATGCCGTCTGGCAAGTGCACCAGCGGGTGAGCAGCCAGCGACTTCAGAGCATCGGCTACCAACCCGACGGCAACCTCTGGATGGTGGCCCGAGGAGCTCAGATCCGCCTGAACGACGAACCCGGAAACCTCGAAAGCTGGAGCAAGGCGATCATCCCGATCACCAATGGTTACGGCTACATGGATATGGCCTGGGATGACGACGGCGCCATCTGGGCTGGCGGCGGCAACGGCACCCTGCTGGTGAGTCGTGACGGTGCCGACAGCTGGGAGATCGATCCTGTGGGAGATCGCCAGCCCAGCAACTTCACCCGCATGGTGTTCGACGGTGATCACGCCTTCGTTCTGGGTGAGCGCGGAAACCTGCTGCGCTGGGTCGGCAACGCTGTGTAA
- a CDS encoding rubredoxin, whose protein sequence is MEAAPESDPRTHRFECRSCGYVYDPDEGVKKVGIEAGTAFEDLDPAGFRCPVCRSRKPAFRDIGPREKASGFEENLNFGIGVNRMTPGQKNVLIFGGLALGFAFFLSLYSLR, encoded by the coding sequence GTGGAGGCCGCTCCAGAGAGCGATCCACGCACCCACCGCTTCGAGTGCCGCAGCTGTGGATACGTCTATGACCCTGATGAAGGGGTGAAGAAGGTTGGGATCGAGGCCGGAACGGCCTTCGAAGATCTCGACCCCGCCGGGTTCCGCTGTCCTGTGTGCCGCAGCCGTAAACCGGCCTTCCGTGACATCGGCCCCCGCGAGAAAGCCAGTGGATTTGAGGAAAACCTCAACTTCGGCATCGGGGTCAATCGCATGACCCCTGGGCAGAAAAACGTGTTGATCTTCGGCGGCCTTGCCCTGGGCTTCGCCTTCTTCCTCTCCCTTTACTCGCTCCGCTGA
- a CDS encoding NAD(P)H-quinone oxidoreductase subunit 3, whose translation MFALPGYDAFLGFLLIAAAVPTLALITNKLLAPKSRAGERQLTYESGMEPIGGAWIQFNIRYYMFALVFVIFDVETVFLYPWAVAFHRLGILAFIEALIFITILLVALAYAWRKGALEWS comes from the coding sequence ATGTTTGCCCTGCCCGGCTACGACGCCTTCCTCGGGTTTCTGTTGATCGCTGCAGCTGTTCCAACTCTGGCTCTGATCACCAACAAACTCCTGGCGCCCAAGAGCCGCGCCGGTGAGCGGCAGCTCACCTACGAATCCGGCATGGAGCCCATTGGTGGCGCCTGGATTCAGTTCAACATCCGCTACTACATGTTCGCCCTGGTCTTCGTCATTTTCGACGTGGAGACCGTTTTCCTCTATCCCTGGGCAGTGGCCTTCCATCGCCTCGGGATCCTGGCTTTCATTGAAGCCCTCATCTTCATCACCATCCTCTTAGTGGCCTTGGCCTATGCCTGGCGCAAGGGTGCCCTCGAGTGGAGCTAG
- the nuoB gene encoding NADH-quinone oxidoreductase subunit NuoB encodes MSDLTSPSITAVRDLREASCGPIGAPAVTSDLSENVILTSLDDLHNWARLSSLWPLLYGTACCFIEFAALLGSRFDFDRFGLVPRSSPRQADLLIVAGTVTMKMAPALVRLYEQMPEPKYVIAMGACTITGGMFSADSTTAVRGVDKLIPVDLYMPGCPPRPEAIFDAVIKLRKKVGDESLAERRKHAQTHRYFTVAHQMKRVEPEVTGSYLRAETQKAALAAAPAGQTLATDAAVLTPAPEAIEL; translated from the coding sequence ATGTCAGATCTCACGTCTCCATCCATCACAGCGGTTCGCGATCTGCGGGAAGCCAGCTGCGGCCCGATCGGTGCACCGGCCGTCACCAGTGACCTGAGCGAGAACGTCATTCTCACCAGCCTGGATGACCTGCACAACTGGGCGCGGCTGAGCAGCCTCTGGCCACTGCTCTATGGCACAGCCTGCTGTTTCATTGAATTCGCGGCTTTGCTGGGATCGCGGTTCGACTTCGACCGCTTCGGTCTGGTACCCCGCAGTTCGCCCCGCCAGGCTGACCTGCTGATCGTGGCCGGCACGGTGACCATGAAAATGGCTCCGGCCCTGGTGCGGCTCTATGAGCAGATGCCCGAACCGAAGTACGTGATCGCCATGGGGGCCTGCACGATCACCGGTGGCATGTTCAGCGCCGACTCCACCACCGCCGTCCGCGGTGTGGACAAGCTGATCCCGGTGGATCTGTACATGCCCGGTTGCCCTCCGCGGCCGGAGGCGATCTTTGATGCGGTGATCAAGCTGCGCAAGAAGGTCGGCGATGAGTCCCTCGCCGAACGCCGCAAACACGCCCAGACCCACCGATATTTCACGGTTGCTCACCAGATGAAACGTGTGGAACCCGAAGTGACAGGCTCCTACCTCCGGGCGGAAACCCAAAAAGCTGCCCTGGCCGCGGCACCGGCGGGCCAGACCCTCGCCACCGATGCGGCCGTTCTCACCCCCGCTCCAGAAGCTATCGAGTTATGA
- a CDS encoding NAD(P)H-quinone oxidoreductase subunit J, which yields MSETPANTPASNEETAAVVAPQAGPVSQWLQQQGFEHEVLEPDHVGIEQIGVDAAVLPIIAAALKSNGFDYLQCHGGYDEGPGERLVCFYHLLAMAEQLEAMASDPAAHLREVRLKVFLSREGTPVLPSIYGLFRGADWQERETFDMYGIQFEGHPHPKRLLMPEDWKGWPLRKDYVQPDFYEMQDAY from the coding sequence ATGAGCGAAACCCCAGCCAACACTCCTGCGTCCAACGAGGAGACCGCTGCAGTGGTTGCCCCACAGGCCGGTCCTGTGAGCCAGTGGCTGCAGCAGCAGGGTTTTGAGCATGAGGTGCTCGAACCCGACCATGTCGGCATCGAACAGATCGGTGTGGATGCTGCTGTGCTGCCGATCATTGCTGCAGCGCTGAAAAGCAATGGCTTTGACTATCTCCAGTGCCATGGCGGCTACGACGAAGGCCCCGGTGAGCGCCTGGTCTGCTTCTATCACCTACTGGCGATGGCCGAGCAACTGGAGGCCATGGCGTCCGACCCGGCAGCGCATTTGCGGGAAGTGCGCCTGAAGGTTTTCCTCAGCCGTGAGGGAACACCTGTGCTCCCCTCGATCTATGGCTTGTTCCGTGGGGCGGATTGGCAGGAGCGGGAAACGTTCGATATGTACGGCATCCAATTCGAGGGCCATCCCCATCCCAAACGGCTGTTGATGCCGGAAGACTGGAAGGGTTGGCCGTTGCGCAAGGACTACGTGCAGCCGGACTTCTACGAAATGCAGGACGCCTATTGA